Proteins from a genomic interval of Streptomyces sp. SID8374:
- a CDS encoding DUF5949 family protein, with protein MTTPQTSTGTFTPAQLGTQILIGWSSRQPDADQDTAYLLAYSLGDGQDGPVVGREALRVALERAGLQVGGPIQDAAEAPGIQAKLLVQAGQAVLTMPHLKAQYPAPDEWLAAALGQGQVYGMFATTPWPEAVPGQPVTEDQLRAFATNEEVVRTAAHCLLPVRSLG; from the coding sequence ATGACCACACCTCAGACCTCCACCGGCACGTTCACACCGGCCCAGTTGGGCACCCAGATCCTGATCGGCTGGAGCAGCCGGCAGCCCGACGCCGACCAGGACACCGCCTACCTCCTCGCCTACTCGCTGGGGGACGGGCAGGACGGTCCGGTGGTCGGCCGGGAGGCGCTGCGCGTCGCGCTGGAGCGGGCGGGCCTCCAGGTCGGCGGCCCGATCCAGGACGCGGCGGAGGCCCCCGGCATCCAGGCGAAGCTCCTCGTCCAGGCGGGCCAGGCCGTCCTGACGATGCCTCACCTCAAGGCGCAGTACCCGGCCCCCGACGAATGGCTCGCGGCCGCGCTGGGGCAGGGCCAGGTGTACGGCATGTTCGCCACCACCCCGTGGCCGGAGGCCGTTCCGGGGCAGCCGGTCACCGAGGACCAGCTGCGGGCCTTCGCGACGAACGAGGAGGTCGTCCGTACCGCCGCCCACTGCCTGCTCCCGGTCCGCTCGCTCGGCTGA